TCTAGATCAGCTAACAACTCTTGAGAAATTTTAGACATACGTACTTCTGTATATCGCATTGCTGCTGCTGCATCCCCGTCAATTGAACCAAAATTGCCTTGACCATCTATTAACATATAACGTAATGAAAAATTTTGCGCCATTCGCACGATTGAATCATATACAGCAGAATCTCCATGTGGATGATATTTACCTATTACATCTCCTACCACTCTAGCAGATTTTTTATATGCTTTATTCCAATAATTACTTAATACATGCATTGCAAAAAGTATTCTTCTATGGACTGGTTTTAAACCATCTCGAACATCTGGCAAGGCTCGTCCTACTATTACAGACATAGCATAGTCTAGGTAAGAACTTTTCAATTCTTTTTCAATATCGACTTGTACAATTTCTCGAGCAAGGTGTTTCATATTAACTATTTTCTCTTTTTTGCGTTGATTAATAGAATTATATTGAGTATAAAATTATAACATAGTTAAAGTGTCAGATGCATTGAAAGAACTGATTCTAAATAATGAAATTATTATTTATAATTAGATTTTTTTTAAATAGTTAAAAAATATTTTTTATATTGTTTATTTTAAATGAAAGTATTAAAATAATGAGTTATTAGAGTATTTTATATAGATCAATACTGAATTATATAAATAATAACTTTTCTAAGTTTAATGGAAAATGAGATACTTTTATGAAAGATGAAGAAAAAAATTTAATAGAAAATTTATTTCATCGTTTGAAAAAAATTGAACTAAACTGTTCTGAGCGCGATGATACAGCAGATGTTTTAATCCAAAATTTAGTAAAAAAACAGCCTTATTCTTCTTACTACATGGTGCAAACAATCTTAATTCAAGAAACAGCTATAAAAAAAATGAATTTAAAAATCGAAGAATTAAAAAATCAAATATCAATTTTAAATTCAGATCAAGTGAATAAAAAACCAAGTTTTTTATCAAACTTTTTAAAAAAAGATCCAGGATCAAAAACTATATCCTATGATAATACTATATGGAAAAAAAACCAGAATAACTTAGAATCTTGTAATACAAATATTCCTTCTTCTTCAGCAGCAACTACCAGAAATAGCGGATTTCTTAAAAACGCATTACAAACAGCGACAGGTGTAGCAGGAGGTATGATTTTAGGAAATATGTTAATGAATTTGTTTAATCATACTACACCGGAAGAAGAAATTTTTGATAATATTAATCAGTCGTCAGCATCTGATATAGATAATGAATATGATTCTATTCAGAATAATCATTCTGATTTAGTAAATTATGATAATCAAAACGAACCACTTGAAAATTATTCTGATGATAATAATTTTTCTAATTTTGATGAAACGGAACATGTTGATGATAGCGAGATGAATGATGATAATTTTATTTGATAATGTTTAGTATTTAAATCAAAGTTGTTAATAATTTATTTTTAAATTAAAAATAAAGCCAGCATATTTTTTTTTGCTGACTTTAAAATTATCTGTTAATTTTTATGAAAAATATTTTTTTAAATATGAAGAAACTCCCTCTTGAGAAGCTTTCATCCCCTCTTGTCCATGCTTCCAATTTACAGGACATACTTCTCCGTATTTATTATGAAAATTTAAAGCGTCTATCATCCGTATCATTTCATCAATGTTACGTCCGAAAGGAAGATCATTAACAACTTGATGACGTATAATCCAATTTTCATCAATTAAGAATGAGGCTCTTAATGCTATATTTAATTCCGGATGTTCTATATGATAAGATTTTTGAATTTCATGTTTTATATCAGAAACCATAGGAAATTTTATTTTTCCAATTCCTCCATTTTCAGGAAAGGTATTTTGCCATGCTTGATGAACAAAAACACTATCAATAGAAACACCAACAATTTTTACATTTCTTTTTTCAAAAGCTTCAAAGGTTTTATTAAATTCGATGATTTCAGAAGGACAAACAAAAGTAAAATCCATAGGCCAAAAAAACAATACGGTTATTTGACCATTAGAATATTTTTTTAAATCAAAATTATTCATGATTTTACCATTTTTTAAAATTGCTGGTGCTATAAAATTTGGCGCTTTTTGTGTTACTAAAGTCATTTTTTTTCCTTTTAATTAAAAAAATAGAATAAGATATGTGTTCCTTAATAAAAAAAAGAATTTATTTTGATAAATAATTATGTGTAAAATTAATTTTTATTTAAAGTGGAGGTAATGTGAGAAATAGTTTAACTTGGAAAGATCTTTTATCTCAAGAAAAAAAAAAAATATTTTTTTAAAATTATTAAATTTCTTAAAGAAGAGCGTCTAAAAAAAATAATATATCCTGCTTCAAAAGATGTTTTCAATGCTTTTTTGTTAACTCCTTTTAGTAAGATAAAAGTTGTTATAATTGGACAAGATCCTTATTTTTCCAAAGATCAAGCTCACGGATTAGCTTTTTCAGTCCCTAGAAATCATATTATACCACCTTCTTTAAA
This genomic interval from Buchnera aphidicola str. Sg (Schizaphis graminum) contains the following:
- a CDS encoding DUF2076 domain-containing protein — encoded protein: MKDEEKNLIENLFHRLKKIELNCSERDDTADVLIQNLVKKQPYSSYYMVQTILIQETAIKKMNLKIEELKNQISILNSDQVNKKPSFLSNFLKKDPGSKTISYDNTIWKKNQNNLESCNTNIPSSSAATTRNSGFLKNALQTATGVAGGMILGNMLMNLFNHTTPEEEIFDNINQSSASDIDNEYDSIQNNHSDLVNYDNQNEPLENYSDDNNFSNFDETEHVDDSEMNDDNFI
- a CDS encoding peroxiredoxin C, with the translated sequence MTLVTQKAPNFIAPAILKNGKIMNNFDLKKYSNGQITVLFFWPMDFTFVCPSEIIEFNKTFEAFEKRNVKIVGVSIDSVFVHQAWQNTFPENGGIGKIKFPMVSDIKHEIQKSYHIEHPELNIALRASFLIDENWIIRHQVVNDLPFGRNIDEMIRMIDALNFHNKYGEVCPVNWKHGQEGMKASQEGVSSYLKKYFS